Sequence from the Lysobacter solisilvae genome:
GGCCGGCGATTTCCAGTTCCGACAAACCGGCGAAGTAGCGCAGCTCCACGACCTGGGCCAGCTTGTGGTCCACCGCCGCCAGCTTGGTCAGGGCGACATCCAGGCTCAGGGTGTCTTCGTCCAGGCGCACGCCGCCTTCGACGTCCTCGGGCAGGTCGGTGACGCGATGCAGATCCCCGCCGCGCTTCTGCGCCAGGCGCTGGCGAGCGTAGTCGACGACCACGCTGCGCATGGCGGAGGCGGCGTAGGCGAAGAAGTGGGCGCGGTCGTCGAACTGCGCCTCGCGTCGGCCGATCAGCTTGAGGTAGGCCTCGTGCACGAGCGCGGTGGCGTCGAGCGTGTGGCCGTGCTGGCCGGCCAGCTGGCGCCGGGCCATTGAATGCAGTTCGGAATACAGCCGCGCCAGCACGCTGTCGAGCGCACCGCGATCGCCCCCACGGGCGGCATCGAGCAACATCGTGATGTCCGCGCTGTCGGCCATGTTTCCCCCGGAACTGACCCGAATATAAACCCTTTCGCCCACCGCGGCGGTAGTGGGGCAGTGCGGGTGAAACGCGCGGTCGCCACGGGCCGCTGAGTGGTTCAGCGCTGGCAGTGCCCGCACCACACCGTCGCGCGCTGGCCGATGGTGGCCTGCTTCAGAGGTCGGGCGCAGCGCGGGCAGGGCTGGCCTCCGCGGCCGTAGGCGGCCAGTTCCAGCTCGAAGTAGCCCGGCTCGCCGTCGGGACTGATGAAGTCGCGCAGCGTCGTCCCCCCGCGCTCGATGGCGTAGGCCAGGATGTCCTTCACGGCCGCCGCGAGCCCCGCGTAGCGCTCCCGCGACACCCGGCCTGCGGCCCGCAGGGGCGAGATGCCCGCCTCGAACAGGGCTTCGGCGGCGTAGATGTTGCCCACCCCGACCACCACCGACTGGTCCATCAGGAAAGTCTTCACCGGCGCGCGGCGGCCGCGGCTGAGGGCGAACAGGTAATCGCCGTCGAAGGCCTCCGACAGCGGTTCCGGGCCCAGGCCGCGCAGCAGCTCGTGGGTAACGCCCGGAGGCTGCCACAGCAGGCTGCCGAAGCGGCGTGGGTCGTTGAAACGCAGCACACGGCCGCCTTCCAGCGCCAGGTCGACGTGGTCGTGCGGCCCGACCGGCGTCCTCGCTGGCAGCACGCGCAGGCTGCCGGACATGCCCAGATGCAGCAGCGCGCTGCCCACGGCGGTGTCCAGCAGCAGGTACTTGGCCCGGCGCCGGACCGCGTCGATCCGCTCCCCCGGCAGGCAGCGGGCGATCTGCGGCGGGATCGGCCAGCGCAGGTCGGGCCTGCGCAGGGTGACGCCGGTGACCCGGCGACCCTCCAGATGCGGGGCCAGGCCGCGGCGGGTGGTTTCGACTTCGGGCAATTCGGGCATGGGACGCAGGTTATCCGCAGCCGGACGCCACGGGCACGGGCGGGCCCGACCAGGGGGTCTTCCCGACGGGGACGCCGTCCGTCGCCATTCATGAATGTTTTCAAGGGCGTAGACCTTGCTGAACCCCCCGGCGATCCCCATCCCATTTCATGATCCGTACGGGCGCGGACGGCACCGGGCCGATGTCATCATCCCTGCCAGGCGCCGCCCACCCTTCTTCCTCGACACGCTCCGCTCCGGCGGGGCCGGGCACGCCGCCGGAGCCTCCATGTCCGCATCGATCCTCGACTTCCTCACCGGTGGCCTGCTGCAGGCCGGTTGGGGCGCATTGGCGATCTACTTCCTGATCGCCACCCAGCTGACCATCTTCTCGGTGACGCTGTACCTGCACCGCAGCCAGGCGCATCGGGCGGTGGACTTCCATCCGCTGCTCGCGCATGTGTTCCGGTTCTGGACCTGGCTGTCGACGGGCATGGTCACGCGCGAATGGGCGGCCATCCACCGCAAGCACCACGCCAAGTGCGAGACCGAGGAAGACCCGCACAGCCCGCAGATCAAGGGCATCGGCACCGTCTTCTGGCGCGGCGTGGAGTTGTACAAGGAAGCGCGCGACGACCGCGCCTCGATCGAGCAGTACGGCAAGGGCTGCCCCGAGGACTGGATCGAGCGCCATCTCTACTCGCGCTTCCCCACTCTGGGCCCGACGGCCTATCTCCTGGTGAGCTTCACGCTGTTCGGCTTCTGGGGTGTCGCGCTGTGGGCCATGCAGATGGCGTGGATCCCGTTCTGGGCGGCGGGCGTGGTCAACGGACTGGGCCACTGGTGGGGCTACCGCAACTTCGAGACGACCGACACCGCCACCAACCTGTCGCCCTGGGGCGTGTGGATCGGTGGCGAGGAACTGCACAACAACCACCACGCCTTCCCGTCCTCGGCCAAGTTCGCCCTGCGCCGCTTCGAAGTGGACATCGGCTGGGTCGCCATCCGCCTGTTCCAGTCGGTCGGCCTGGCCAAGGTGCTGCGCGTGGCGCCGACGCTGGACGTGCGACCCAACATCGCCATGCCCGATGGCGAGACGCTGCGGGCGCTGCTGGCCATCCGCTTCCAGGCGATGACCGACTACTACCGCACCGTGACCCTGCCCGCCCTGCGCGACGCCAAGCTGCGCCTGCCGCGCGCGCTGCGGCGCGGCCTCGCGGACGGCGGCCGCTGGCTCGACGAGGACAAGCGCCAGCGCCTGCAGGCCTGGCTGGCCGAGCAGCCGCAGCTGGCCCAGCTGGCGGAGTTCCGCGCCCGCCTGGCGCAGGTGCTGGAAGAACGTTCCAGCGACGCCCAGGCCACGCTGACCCGGCTGCACGCGTGGTGCGCCGAGGCCGAAGCCACCGGCAACGCCGCGCTGCGGGCCTTCTCGATGCGCATGAAGGGCTATGCGCTGGCGCCTTCGCGCCTGGCCTGAGCCTGACGTGGCGAACGCGCGCGTGACTCCTCCCGCCAAGCCGGCCCGCATCACGCGGATGGCTGCCGCGCGGCCGCGCCTCGCGATCACCCGCGGCATGGCCGTGCTGGCGGTTGCCGCCAGCCTGTCGGCACCGGCCGCGATGGCGCAGGTGACCGGGACCGACCAGTACGTCGCGC
This genomic interval carries:
- a CDS encoding ECF-type sigma factor, with the translated sequence MADSADITMLLDAARGGDRGALDSVLARLYSELHSMARRQLAGQHGHTLDATALVHEAYLKLIGRREAQFDDRAHFFAYAASAMRSVVVDYARQRLAQKRGGDLHRVTDLPEDVEGGVRLDEDTLSLDVALTKLAAVDHKLAQVVELRYFAGLSELEIAGLLERSERSIRRDWQKARLFLLASLDS
- the mutM gene encoding bifunctional DNA-formamidopyrimidine glycosylase/DNA-(apurinic or apyrimidinic site) lyase yields the protein MPELPEVETTRRGLAPHLEGRRVTGVTLRRPDLRWPIPPQIARCLPGERIDAVRRRAKYLLLDTAVGSALLHLGMSGSLRVLPARTPVGPHDHVDLALEGGRVLRFNDPRRFGSLLWQPPGVTHELLRGLGPEPLSEAFDGDYLFALSRGRRAPVKTFLMDQSVVVGVGNIYAAEALFEAGISPLRAAGRVSRERYAGLAAAVKDILAYAIERGGTTLRDFISPDGEPGYFELELAAYGRGGQPCPRCARPLKQATIGQRATVWCGHCQR
- a CDS encoding DesA family fatty acid desaturase, with amino-acid sequence MSASILDFLTGGLLQAGWGALAIYFLIATQLTIFSVTLYLHRSQAHRAVDFHPLLAHVFRFWTWLSTGMVTREWAAIHRKHHAKCETEEDPHSPQIKGIGTVFWRGVELYKEARDDRASIEQYGKGCPEDWIERHLYSRFPTLGPTAYLLVSFTLFGFWGVALWAMQMAWIPFWAAGVVNGLGHWWGYRNFETTDTATNLSPWGVWIGGEELHNNHHAFPSSAKFALRRFEVDIGWVAIRLFQSVGLAKVLRVAPTLDVRPNIAMPDGETLRALLAIRFQAMTDYYRTVTLPALRDAKLRLPRALRRGLADGGRWLDEDKRQRLQAWLAEQPQLAQLAEFRARLAQVLEERSSDAQATLTRLHAWCAEAEATGNAALRAFSMRMKGYALAPSRLA